A stretch of the Haloarcula ordinaria genome encodes the following:
- a CDS encoding DUF4177 domain-containing protein: protein MPSFEYRALEVDTGMLGSSSVPENRLNELGADGWEVVAPITEKRGQTSALVGKREAESPSSLPIGSRSTS from the coding sequence ATGCCCTCCTTCGAGTACCGCGCCCTCGAGGTCGACACGGGGATGCTCGGGTCGAGTAGCGTCCCCGAGAACCGGCTGAACGAACTGGGCGCCGACGGCTGGGAGGTCGTCGCACCGATTACGGAGAAACGCGGCCAGACGAGCGCGCTCGTCGGCAAGCGCGAGGCGGAGTCGCCGTCGTCGCTACCTATCGGTAGCCGTTCCACGTCCTGA
- a CDS encoding ester cyclase, whose product MASAEPRTDNKRIARQIPEAVATAGDLDLIDTICTVDFADHSPLGEVEGREAFRQQMEGIRAAFDDFSATVDDVIAEGDTVAMRVTLRGTHTGEFMGIEPTGEAFEVGNMVFTRIEDGKIAERWVLPDMLGMMQQVGAVDVPER is encoded by the coding sequence ATGGCATCAGCAGAACCACGCACAGACAACAAGCGAATCGCGCGACAGATCCCCGAGGCCGTCGCGACGGCGGGCGACCTCGACCTCATCGACACCATCTGCACGGTGGACTTCGCCGACCACAGCCCGCTCGGCGAGGTGGAGGGCCGCGAGGCGTTCAGACAGCAGATGGAGGGTATCAGAGCGGCGTTCGACGACTTCTCGGCGACCGTCGACGACGTCATCGCCGAAGGGGACACCGTCGCCATGCGTGTGACCCTTCGCGGAACGCACACCGGGGAGTTCATGGGCATCGAACCGACCGGTGAGGCGTTCGAAGTCGGGAACATGGTGTTCACACGCATCGAAGACGGGAAGATCGCGGAGCGCTGGGTGCTCCCGGACATGCTCGGCATGATGCAGCAGGTGGGCGCCGTCGACGTCCCCGAGCGGTAG
- the proC gene encoding pyrroline-5-carboxylate reductase — protein MVRTSVIGAGNMGSALIRGLYKAGGHTVTAIDLDPDALAAVADYCEETTDDIARAAEADVVFVAVKPDIVEAVLDELDLSADQTLVTIAAGVPTDFVEERTDATVVRIMPNLAAETRDMATAATGDVTDEVRELLDDVGEFAEVEEAQMDIATAVNGSGPAFVFYFIKAMTEAGIAGGLDHEEAQLLSAQTFKGAAETVVQDDRTADELIDAVCSPNGTTIEGMEVLWDSDAADALKDAVAAAERRSEELAADFDDD, from the coding sequence ATGGTACGCACGAGCGTTATCGGCGCCGGGAACATGGGCAGTGCGCTTATCAGAGGGCTCTACAAGGCGGGCGGCCACACGGTCACCGCCATCGACCTGGACCCGGACGCGCTGGCCGCCGTCGCCGACTACTGCGAGGAGACGACCGACGACATCGCTCGGGCGGCCGAGGCGGACGTGGTGTTCGTCGCGGTCAAGCCCGACATCGTCGAGGCCGTGCTGGACGAACTCGACCTCTCGGCCGACCAGACGCTGGTCACTATCGCTGCCGGCGTCCCCACGGACTTCGTCGAGGAACGGACCGACGCCACCGTGGTCCGTATCATGCCGAACCTGGCCGCCGAGACCCGGGACATGGCGACCGCCGCGACGGGCGACGTGACCGACGAGGTCCGCGAGCTGCTCGACGACGTCGGCGAGTTCGCCGAGGTCGAGGAGGCACAGATGGACATCGCGACCGCCGTCAACGGGAGTGGGCCCGCCTTCGTCTTCTACTTCATCAAGGCCATGACCGAGGCGGGCATCGCCGGCGGCCTGGACCACGAGGAAGCCCAGTTACTGTCGGCACAGACGTTCAAGGGGGCCGCCGAGACCGTCGTGCAGGACGACCGGACCGCCGACGAGCTCATCGACGCGGTCTGCTCGCCCAACGGGACGACCATCGAGGGGATGGAAGTCCTCTGGGACAGCGACGCGGCCGATGCCCTGAAAGACGCCGTCGCCGCGGCCGAACGGCGCTCGGAGGAACTGGCGGCCGACTTCGACGATGACTGA
- the prs gene encoding ribose-phosphate diphosphokinase: MIIPGAETQAFAAALADATGERLGRVEYEQFADGEHVVRVPEAVEGERAVVVASTVSSDALVQVLQLQDAVREVGASEVVTVLPYMGYARQDEAFRAGEPVSSRAMARAISSGTGRVVTVNPHEPTVCDFFDVPATHVDAASVLADPLPETLGDPLFLSPDSGAIDLAVTVRDAYGEGETDYFEKDRDYDTGDIEIRPSDAPVEGRDVVLVDDIIATGSTMSESVAVLNERDAQHVYVTCVHPMLASNALTKLSAAGVEAVYGTDTLERAASAVSAAPVVAEQL; the protein is encoded by the coding sequence ATGATTATCCCCGGCGCGGAGACACAGGCGTTCGCGGCGGCGCTGGCCGACGCCACCGGCGAACGACTGGGACGGGTCGAGTACGAACAGTTCGCCGACGGCGAACACGTGGTCCGGGTGCCCGAAGCGGTCGAAGGGGAGCGAGCGGTCGTCGTCGCCTCCACGGTGAGCAGCGACGCGCTCGTCCAGGTGCTCCAGTTGCAGGACGCGGTGCGGGAGGTCGGCGCCAGCGAGGTCGTCACCGTCCTGCCGTACATGGGCTACGCGCGCCAGGACGAGGCGTTCCGCGCGGGCGAACCGGTCTCCTCACGGGCGATGGCCCGGGCCATCTCGTCGGGCACCGGCCGCGTGGTGACGGTCAACCCCCACGAACCGACCGTCTGCGACTTCTTCGACGTGCCTGCCACACACGTCGACGCCGCGAGCGTGCTGGCCGACCCGCTGCCCGAGACGCTCGGGGACCCACTCTTTCTCTCCCCGGACTCGGGCGCTATCGACCTGGCGGTCACGGTCAGAGACGCCTACGGCGAGGGCGAGACGGACTACTTCGAGAAGGACCGGGACTACGATACCGGCGACATCGAGATTCGCCCGAGCGACGCGCCGGTCGAGGGCCGGGACGTGGTGCTGGTCGACGACATCATCGCCACCGGGTCGACGATGAGCGAGTCCGTCGCCGTGTTGAACGAACGGGACGCTCAGCACGTCTACGTCACCTGCGTGCACCCGATGCTCGCGAGCAACGCGCTGACGAAACTCTCGGCGGCGGGCGTCGAGGCCGTCTACGGCACTGACACGCTCGAACGGGCCGCAAGCGCGGTCAGTGCTGCGCCCGTCGTCGCCGAGCAGCTGTAG
- the ileS gene encoding isoleucine--tRNA ligase translates to MERFAAVDDQYDPEGVEERVFEYWDDVDAYEQTKAHRADGETYFFVDGPPYTSGAAHMGTTWNKTLKDLYIRYLRMRGYDVTDRPGYDMHGLPIETKVEERLDFENKKDIEAFGEENFIDECKDFAEEQLEGLQSDFQDFGVWMDWDDPYKTVNPEYMEAAWWGFQRAHERGLVEQGMRSINQCPRCETAIANNEVERSEVGKPSIYVKFPLAEREGSLVIWTTTPWTIPANTFVAVDGDVTYQGVRAQKDGEEEVLYVAEPRVEEVLKTGRYDDYEVVEEVTGEEMTGWQYDHPLAEEVPAHASGEGSLQVYTADYVDAEDQTGLVHSAPGHGEEDFERGQELGLEIFCPVGSDGVYTEEGGTYEGTFVRDANDDVIADLEDHGHLLASESGYTVNEGHCWRCDTGIVRIVTDQWFITVTDIKEELLANIEDSEWYPQWARDNRFRDFVEDAPDWNVSRQRYWGIPIPIWLPEGSADSSANGGGDAAGGWDGDMEDAIVVGDREELAERADQDIDPETVDLHKGTVDELTITEDGTTYSRVGDVFDVWLDSSVATWGTLDYPQESEAFEELWPADLIMEAHDQTRGWFWSQLGMSTAAMGESPYKQVLMHGYANMPDGRGMSKSKGILVDPHEVIEKHGRDPMRLFLLSVSAQGQDMNFSWEETQEMQRRLNILWNVARFPLPYMRADDFDPEETTVEDVQDDLELADEWVLSRLQSVEAAMTEHMDDFENDKAAGELLDFVVEDVSRFYIQVVRERMWEEEDSDSKQAAYATLYRVLEEVAALFAPFTPFVAEEVYSALTGDAGHPTVHMCDWPEADEDLRDPQLEEEIEVVREVEEAGSNARQQAERKLRWPVTRVVVDVDSEAVADAVRSQEGIIGDRLNSRAVEVVGPDETWGELHYSAEADMSELGPAFGDDAGRVMQAFNEARIDEPSLETLEGSVEETLGEAVDLTEEMMTFRRETPEGVTGTEFSALDGGGIVYVDTALTEDIESEGYAREVIRRVQEMRKDLELDIEARIVVDLEVSDERVDDLVRAHEDLIKEEVRADEFRTIEDGHRKTWDVEETEMDIAIAPVTTAEASD, encoded by the coding sequence ATGGAACGGTTCGCCGCGGTCGACGACCAGTACGACCCCGAGGGCGTCGAGGAACGGGTCTTCGAGTACTGGGACGACGTCGACGCCTACGAGCAGACGAAAGCCCACCGCGCGGACGGGGAGACGTACTTCTTCGTCGACGGGCCGCCCTACACGTCCGGGGCCGCCCACATGGGGACGACGTGGAACAAGACGCTGAAGGACCTCTACATCCGCTACCTTCGGATGCGGGGCTACGACGTCACCGACCGGCCGGGCTACGACATGCACGGCCTGCCCATCGAGACCAAGGTCGAGGAACGCCTGGACTTCGAGAACAAGAAGGACATCGAGGCGTTCGGCGAGGAGAACTTCATCGACGAGTGCAAGGACTTCGCCGAGGAGCAACTCGAGGGACTCCAGTCTGACTTCCAGGACTTCGGCGTCTGGATGGACTGGGACGACCCCTACAAGACGGTGAACCCGGAGTACATGGAGGCCGCCTGGTGGGGCTTCCAGCGCGCCCACGAGCGGGGGCTGGTCGAACAGGGGATGCGCTCTATCAATCAGTGTCCCCGCTGTGAGACCGCAATCGCCAACAACGAGGTCGAGCGCAGCGAGGTCGGCAAGCCGTCTATCTACGTGAAGTTCCCCCTCGCGGAGCGCGAGGGTTCGCTGGTCATCTGGACCACGACGCCGTGGACCATCCCCGCCAACACCTTCGTCGCCGTCGACGGCGACGTGACCTACCAGGGCGTCCGCGCCCAGAAAGACGGCGAGGAGGAGGTCCTCTACGTCGCCGAACCGCGCGTCGAGGAGGTCCTGAAGACCGGGCGCTACGACGACTACGAGGTCGTCGAAGAGGTCACCGGCGAGGAGATGACTGGGTGGCAGTACGACCACCCACTCGCCGAGGAGGTTCCGGCCCACGCCAGTGGCGAAGGCTCACTGCAGGTCTACACCGCCGACTACGTCGACGCCGAGGACCAGACCGGGCTCGTCCACTCCGCACCGGGCCACGGTGAGGAGGACTTCGAGCGCGGCCAGGAACTCGGCCTCGAGATCTTCTGTCCGGTCGGCAGCGACGGCGTCTACACCGAGGAAGGCGGCACCTACGAGGGCACGTTCGTCCGGGACGCCAACGACGACGTCATCGCGGACTTAGAGGACCACGGCCACTTGCTCGCCAGCGAGTCGGGCTACACCGTCAACGAGGGCCACTGCTGGCGCTGTGACACGGGCATCGTCCGCATCGTCACCGACCAGTGGTTCATCACGGTCACCGACATCAAAGAGGAACTGCTCGCGAACATCGAGGACAGCGAGTGGTACCCGCAGTGGGCCCGCGACAACCGCTTCCGGGACTTCGTCGAGGACGCCCCTGACTGGAACGTCTCCCGGCAGCGCTACTGGGGCATCCCTATCCCCATCTGGCTTCCCGAGGGTAGCGCGGACTCGTCCGCGAACGGAGGCGGCGACGCCGCCGGAGGCTGGGACGGCGACATGGAGGACGCTATCGTCGTCGGCGACCGCGAGGAGCTCGCCGAGCGCGCCGACCAGGATATCGACCCCGAGACGGTCGACCTGCACAAGGGGACCGTCGACGAGTTGACGATAACCGAGGACGGGACGACCTACTCGCGGGTCGGCGACGTCTTCGACGTCTGGCTCGACTCCTCCGTGGCCACCTGGGGCACCCTCGACTACCCCCAGGAAAGCGAGGCCTTCGAGGAACTGTGGCCTGCCGACCTCATCATGGAGGCCCACGACCAGACGCGGGGCTGGTTCTGGTCGCAACTCGGCATGAGCACCGCGGCGATGGGCGAGAGTCCCTACAAGCAGGTGCTGATGCACGGCTACGCCAACATGCCAGACGGCCGCGGGATGTCCAAGTCGAAGGGCATCCTCGTGGACCCCCACGAGGTCATCGAGAAGCACGGCCGGGACCCGATGCGCCTCTTCCTGCTCTCGGTCAGCGCCCAGGGCCAGGATATGAACTTCTCCTGGGAGGAGACCCAGGAGATGCAACGGCGGCTCAACATCCTCTGGAACGTCGCGCGGTTCCCGCTCCCCTACATGCGGGCCGACGACTTCGACCCCGAGGAGACCACTGTGGAAGACGTCCAGGACGACCTCGAACTCGCCGACGAGTGGGTCCTCTCCCGACTCCAGAGCGTCGAGGCGGCCATGACCGAGCACATGGACGACTTCGAGAACGACAAGGCCGCCGGCGAGCTGCTGGACTTCGTCGTCGAGGACGTCTCGCGCTTCTACATCCAGGTCGTCCGCGAGCGGATGTGGGAGGAGGAGGACAGCGACTCCAAGCAGGCCGCCTACGCGACGCTCTACCGGGTGCTCGAAGAAGTGGCTGCCCTCTTCGCCCCGTTCACGCCGTTCGTCGCCGAAGAAGTGTACAGCGCGCTCACTGGCGACGCGGGTCACCCGACGGTCCACATGTGCGACTGGCCCGAGGCCGACGAAGACCTGCGCGACCCGCAGTTGGAGGAGGAGATCGAGGTCGTCCGTGAGGTCGAGGAAGCGGGCTCGAACGCCCGCCAGCAGGCCGAGCGGAAACTGCGCTGGCCGGTCACTCGCGTCGTCGTCGACGTCGACAGCGAGGCCGTCGCCGACGCGGTTCGTTCACAGGAAGGGATCATCGGCGACCGACTGAATTCACGCGCGGTCGAGGTCGTCGGGCCCGACGAGACGTGGGGGGAACTCCACTACTCCGCCGAGGCCGACATGAGCGAACTCGGTCCCGCGTTCGGCGACGACGCCGGCCGCGTCATGCAGGCGTTCAACGAGGCTCGAATCGACGAGCCGTCACTCGAAACCCTCGAGGGCTCCGTCGAGGAGACGCTGGGCGAGGCCGTCGATCTCACAGAGGAGATGATGACCTTCCGCCGGGAGACGCCCGAGGGTGTCACCGGTACCGAGTTCAGCGCGCTGGACGGTGGCGGCATCGTCTACGTCGACACTGCGCTCACCGAGGACATCGAGAGCGAGGGCTACGCTCGCGAGGTCATCCGCCGCGTCCAGGAGATGCGGAAAGACCTCGAACTGGACATCGAGGCGCGCATCGTCGTCGACCTCGAGGTTTCGGACGAACGCGTCGACGACCTCGTTCGCGCTCACGAGGACCTCATCAAGGAGGAGGTCCGCGCCGACGAGTTCCGTACCATCGAGGATGGTCATCGTAAGACCTGGGACGTCGAAGAGACCGAGATGGACATCGCCATCGCACCGGTCACCACTGCTGAAGCGTCCGATTGA
- a CDS encoding DUF7344 domain-containing protein, with product MNARKHQPRSSRGDAWDILGSRRRRVVLAVVSETDGAVERAQLARRVAALEEGTRAVEVNHDVERATEIRLHHVDLPRLAAADLVHYDPDLGIVENDELPLEGEEWLEMPVVEALRTWNGYR from the coding sequence ATGAACGCACGCAAGCACCAGCCCCGGTCGTCACGGGGTGATGCGTGGGACATCCTCGGAAGCCGCCGTCGTCGTGTGGTCCTCGCTGTCGTCAGCGAGACGGACGGTGCAGTCGAACGGGCACAGCTTGCGCGGCGCGTCGCCGCACTCGAGGAGGGGACGCGGGCCGTCGAGGTCAATCACGACGTCGAGCGCGCCACGGAGATCAGACTCCACCACGTCGACCTGCCACGGCTTGCGGCTGCCGATCTCGTCCACTACGACCCGGACCTCGGGATCGTCGAGAACGACGAGTTACCGCTCGAGGGGGAGGAGTGGCTCGAGATGCCGGTCGTGGAAGCGCTCAGGACGTGGAACGGCTACCGATAG
- a CDS encoding PAS domain S-box protein, giving the protein MTLDSDATTGSSHTPECVLVSDGDGSVVWASPGSELVFGMRPTAFSDDVTVQQILGLAVDETVPASGEPVEHDVRVSGADGTAYDVSIRATPIDHDGGWTVYHCRRTDTDAVELRTVLSRVSDGFVSLNTDWEYTFLNDAAEELLGRTRAELLGETIWEQFPSAAASKLRDTFERAMETQDPVSIEWYGMETEAWFEVRAYPSPTGLSVYFQDVTEREEREAELNRERDLNERLLQVSPIGIAVHTPDGEFVRVNERAGEILGVDRQDLLGEVLDESMWDATAPDGTEFPAEAFPFNVVVETGDQVLGTEMSLVRGDGTRIWLSVSAAPLLDDDGEIARVVVIFDDVTEQKRSERDLRESEQLFRSVFEGTLDALILADDEGTYHEVNRAACELFGRDRTELVGTNVADIAPPGYDVEAAWQAFLEQGELRAEFPVVRPDGETRTADFVATANVSPGRHLSALRDVTERKEAKAQLEAQRDELERLNRINELIRDVNRVVVAATDRATIEEAVCDILAQSESFPIAATTQVATDGSVSVEAVAGLSSLELEPLFNLGDERIETAIQTAADSAAPTVVTDVPEGEPRDSSVAQLAERYGVTAVANIPIEYDGIVHGVLSVAATDEAAFSDRELEVFGELGQILGAAIDAIQTKKLLYADSFLELELAVTAEDAPLILANERVGGTWTLDGVVPVDDGQYLLYVDVGTTDPAAVEDAADIDSIDAIRVLGEGTTHLLEVRVSRAAPITALLDAGGFVRGATFENGVGRFVVDVTLDTDVRSYLDRVGRAAVEIDLLAKREVERGPTEIQDGRDTLTDRQRAVLEAAFRSGYFDWPRRKTTGEELADSLGISSSTLHQHLRIATAKLTEQYFSTDVPPSARRDT; this is encoded by the coding sequence ATGACCCTCGACAGTGACGCCACGACGGGGTCGAGCCACACACCCGAGTGTGTACTGGTCAGCGACGGGGACGGGTCGGTCGTCTGGGCCTCGCCCGGGTCCGAACTCGTCTTCGGGATGCGACCGACCGCCTTCTCCGACGACGTGACCGTCCAGCAGATTCTGGGCCTGGCCGTCGACGAGACGGTCCCGGCCAGTGGGGAACCGGTGGAACACGACGTGCGTGTCTCGGGGGCCGACGGGACGGCCTACGACGTGTCGATCCGGGCGACGCCAATCGACCACGACGGCGGGTGGACCGTCTATCACTGTCGCCGGACCGACACCGATGCGGTGGAACTGCGGACGGTCCTCTCGCGGGTCTCCGACGGGTTCGTCTCGCTGAACACCGACTGGGAGTACACCTTCCTCAACGACGCCGCCGAGGAACTGCTCGGCCGGACCCGGGCGGAACTGCTCGGTGAGACGATCTGGGAGCAGTTTCCCTCGGCGGCGGCCTCGAAACTCAGAGACACCTTCGAACGGGCCATGGAAACCCAGGACCCGGTCAGCATCGAGTGGTACGGCATGGAGACCGAAGCGTGGTTCGAGGTCCGGGCGTACCCGTCGCCGACGGGCCTGTCCGTCTACTTCCAGGACGTGACCGAACGCGAGGAACGGGAGGCGGAACTCAACCGCGAACGGGACCTGAACGAGCGACTGCTCCAGGTGAGTCCGATCGGCATCGCCGTCCACACGCCCGACGGCGAGTTCGTCCGTGTGAACGAACGGGCCGGGGAGATCCTCGGCGTCGACCGGCAGGACCTCCTGGGCGAAGTCCTCGACGAGTCGATGTGGGACGCGACCGCCCCCGACGGGACCGAGTTCCCCGCCGAAGCCTTCCCGTTCAACGTCGTGGTCGAGACGGGCGACCAGGTTCTCGGGACCGAGATGTCGCTGGTCCGGGGCGACGGGACGCGGATCTGGCTCTCGGTCAGCGCCGCGCCACTGCTTGACGATGACGGCGAGATCGCCCGTGTCGTGGTCATCTTCGACGACGTCACCGAACAGAAACGGTCCGAACGGGATCTCCGCGAGAGCGAGCAACTCTTCCGGAGCGTCTTCGAGGGGACGCTCGACGCGCTCATCCTCGCCGACGACGAGGGCACGTACCACGAGGTCAACCGGGCGGCCTGTGAGCTGTTCGGCCGCGACCGGACGGAACTCGTGGGGACCAACGTCGCCGACATCGCGCCGCCGGGGTACGACGTCGAGGCCGCCTGGCAGGCGTTCCTCGAGCAGGGCGAACTCCGCGCCGAGTTCCCGGTCGTCAGGCCCGACGGCGAGACGCGCACCGCCGATTTCGTGGCGACGGCGAACGTCAGTCCAGGCCGCCACCTCTCGGCGCTCCGGGACGTCACCGAGCGAAAGGAGGCGAAGGCGCAACTCGAAGCCCAGCGGGACGAACTCGAACGGCTGAACCGCATCAACGAACTCATCCGGGATGTCAACCGGGTCGTCGTCGCCGCGACGGACCGGGCGACGATCGAGGAGGCTGTCTGTGACATCCTGGCCCAATCCGAGAGCTTCCCCATCGCCGCGACGACCCAGGTCGCTACGGACGGTTCGGTGAGCGTCGAAGCGGTCGCGGGCCTCTCGTCGTTGGAACTCGAACCGCTGTTCAACCTCGGCGACGAACGCATCGAGACGGCAATTCAGACCGCGGCCGACAGCGCAGCACCGACCGTCGTCACCGACGTCCCCGAAGGCGAGCCTCGCGACTCGTCGGTGGCCCAGCTCGCCGAACGCTACGGCGTCACGGCCGTCGCGAACATCCCCATCGAGTACGACGGCATCGTCCACGGCGTGCTGTCGGTCGCGGCCACCGACGAGGCGGCGTTCAGCGACCGGGAACTGGAGGTGTTCGGCGAACTCGGGCAGATCCTCGGGGCTGCTATCGACGCCATCCAGACGAAGAAGCTCCTCTACGCCGACTCCTTCCTCGAACTGGAACTGGCGGTCACTGCCGAGGACGCCCCGCTGATACTGGCCAACGAGCGCGTCGGCGGGACGTGGACGCTCGACGGCGTCGTCCCGGTCGACGACGGGCAGTACCTGCTCTACGTCGACGTGGGGACGACGGATCCCGCGGCCGTCGAGGATGCCGCCGACATCGACAGCATCGACGCGATACGCGTCCTCGGCGAAGGCACAACCCACCTCCTCGAAGTCCGGGTGAGTCGGGCCGCGCCGATCACGGCGCTACTCGACGCCGGGGGATTCGTGCGAGGTGCGACGTTCGAGAACGGCGTCGGCCGGTTCGTCGTCGACGTCACCCTCGACACCGACGTCCGGTCGTACCTCGACCGGGTCGGGCGGGCCGCCGTCGAGATCGACCTGCTCGCCAAGCGAGAGGTCGAGCGCGGGCCGACCGAGATACAGGACGGCCGCGACACCCTCACCGACCGCCAGCGCGCGGTCCTCGAGGCGGCGTTCCGCTCCGGGTACTTCGACTGGCCCCGGCGGAAGACGACGGGCGAGGAACTCGCCGACTCGCTTGGCATCTCCTCGTCGACGCTCCACCAGCACCTCCGTATCGCGACGGCGAAGCTCACCGAACAGTACTTTTCAACGGACGTGCCGCCGTCGGCGCGACGCGATACCTGA
- a CDS encoding MFS transporter gives MVSTSRELYALYLTRFANAFGLVTLLTLLPTYIDLLDPQGFVLGMFATGLTLAQTGAVVPVSYLGDRFDKRLLLLGGLGLATAVYGLFPLVDSSWGFVFVRGLQGVAVTVASLLSLALVGQLARESERGTTIGTSNAWRFAAAIGGSLSAGLLYDQFGFDAVFGLLMCITGIAFLAVWRWVEPDETTSEGFAFADLAMNRRILTITSFRAQYAVAVVLVRTWVPIFAGVAAARGGLGFNAAINGATAVAIVLAAEKFTNMLAQPYMGGLSDRFGRARFVFAGGLCYGLVALVVPLTPAIGTALSLPATFPFLGTLTAAFLPLVALNALLGVADSLREPASMALFADEGTGTGVTSSFGVRALVWRPGSVLAPLAGGWLTTNVGMEWVFYLGAAAAFSGVIVFLGILTYQHGRAGLAQW, from the coding sequence ATAGTGAGCACCTCCCGCGAACTCTACGCCCTGTATCTCACCCGGTTCGCCAACGCTTTCGGCCTCGTGACGCTGCTGACGCTCCTGCCGACGTACATCGACCTGCTCGACCCGCAGGGATTCGTCCTGGGCATGTTCGCCACCGGGCTGACGCTGGCTCAGACCGGCGCCGTCGTCCCCGTCTCATACCTCGGCGACCGCTTCGACAAGCGACTGCTCTTGCTCGGTGGACTGGGGCTCGCGACCGCCGTCTACGGGCTCTTCCCGCTGGTCGATTCGAGCTGGGGGTTCGTCTTCGTCCGCGGCCTCCAGGGCGTCGCCGTCACCGTCGCCAGCCTGCTCAGCCTGGCGCTGGTGGGCCAGCTGGCCCGCGAGAGCGAGCGGGGCACCACTATCGGCACGTCGAACGCCTGGCGGTTCGCGGCGGCCATCGGCGGGTCGCTCTCCGCGGGCCTGCTGTACGACCAGTTCGGCTTCGACGCCGTCTTCGGCCTGCTGATGTGTATCACCGGCATCGCCTTCCTGGCCGTCTGGCGCTGGGTCGAGCCCGACGAGACGACGAGCGAGGGCTTTGCTTTCGCCGACCTGGCGATGAACCGCCGTATCCTCACCATCACGAGCTTCCGCGCCCAGTACGCCGTCGCGGTGGTGCTCGTCAGGACCTGGGTCCCCATCTTCGCCGGCGTCGCCGCCGCCCGTGGTGGCCTCGGGTTCAACGCCGCGATCAACGGCGCGACGGCCGTCGCCATCGTCCTGGCCGCCGAGAAGTTCACCAACATGCTCGCCCAGCCCTACATGGGCGGCCTCTCGGACCGCTTCGGGCGCGCGCGGTTCGTCTTCGCCGGCGGCCTCTGTTACGGGCTGGTGGCGCTGGTCGTCCCCCTCACGCCCGCCATCGGGACGGCGCTGTCCCTGCCAGCGACGTTCCCCTTCCTCGGGACGCTCACCGCGGCGTTCCTGCCCCTGGTGGCGCTCAACGCTTTGCTCGGTGTCGCCGACTCCCTCCGCGAACCGGCGAGCATGGCGCTGTTCGCGGACGAGGGCACCGGGACGGGCGTCACCTCCAGTTTCGGCGTCCGGGCGCTGGTCTGGCGGCCGGGGTCGGTCCTCGCGCCGCTGGCCGGCGGCTGGCTCACGACCAACGTCGGGATGGAGTGGGTGTTCTACCTCGGCGCGGCGGCGGCGTTCAGCGGCGTCATCGTCTTCCTGGGCATCCTGACCTACCAGCACGGCCGGGCCGGCCTCGCACAGTGGTGA
- the proB gene encoding glutamate 5-kinase, which yields MTESADADAVSNARRLAADAERVIVKAGTNSLTDDESNLDDEKLDKLVDDIEDLLSRGKEVLLVSSGAVGAGIGRVDHPTGTLEESQALSTVGQSHLMHRYTESFARYDRKVAQILITEHDLDNSERFTNFRNTVETLLEWGIVPIINENDAVATEELQIGDNDMISASIAIGVEVDLLVTLTDVAGVYTDNPKENPNAEQISVVGRNYDEVEDIVSESAAATFGGIRTKVSGARDVSEHGIPAIIAESTEPDVLRKVADAESVGTIFVPINGETDD from the coding sequence ATGACTGAGTCTGCCGACGCCGATGCGGTGTCGAACGCCCGGCGACTCGCCGCCGACGCCGAGCGCGTCATCGTCAAGGCCGGGACGAACTCGCTGACAGACGACGAGTCGAACCTGGACGACGAGAAGCTCGACAAGCTCGTCGACGACATCGAGGACCTGCTCTCCCGGGGCAAGGAGGTGCTGCTGGTCTCCTCGGGAGCCGTCGGGGCCGGTATCGGCCGGGTCGACCACCCGACGGGGACCCTCGAGGAGTCCCAGGCGCTCTCGACGGTGGGCCAGAGCCACCTGATGCACCGCTATACGGAGAGCTTCGCCCGCTACGACCGCAAGGTGGCCCAGATACTCATCACCGAACACGACCTGGACAACTCAGAGCGGTTCACCAACTTCCGCAACACGGTCGAGACGCTGCTGGAGTGGGGCATCGTCCCCATCATCAACGAGAACGACGCCGTCGCCACCGAGGAGCTACAGATCGGCGACAACGACATGATATCGGCCTCTATCGCCATCGGCGTCGAGGTGGACCTGCTCGTGACGCTGACCGACGTCGCCGGAGTCTACACCGACAACCCGAAGGAGAACCCCAACGCCGAGCAGATATCGGTCGTCGGCCGCAACTACGACGAGGTCGAGGACATCGTCTCCGAGAGCGCGGCGGCGACCTTCGGCGGCATCCGGACAAAAGTCAGCGGGGCGCGGGACGTCAGCGAACACGGCATCCCCGCGATCATCGCCGAGTCGACGGAGCCGGACGTCCTGCGGAAGGTCGCCGACGCGGAATCGGTGGGCACAATATTCGTCCCGATAAACGGTGAGACAGATGACTGA